One part of the Acetoanaerobium sticklandii genome encodes these proteins:
- a CDS encoding bifunctional riboflavin kinase/FAD synthetase has product MNIYSSLDNIAFDKPTAVTIGNFDGVHLGHRELINRTIAIGEEKDILPVMFTFSNHPLEFLYQKQIDYLTSFEQKVKIIEQMGIKDLVSVPFDYTIKDMSTEVFAKEILLSKLNATDIIMGFDSKLGNGRQGSVDYLYEVGKKLGFDVHIVQPVMIENMRVSSSFIRELIKTGEVKRADFFLGRKYMLEGKVVHGKKLGRKLGFPTANLEVNQDILLPKRGVYYCKIEIEDKIYDAAVSIGYNPTIQSNKPFQEIFVEAHILEFEDDIYGKSVKLYFMDRLRDELRFNSLDDLIRQLNRDVLRIKNYIFT; this is encoded by the coding sequence TTGAACATATATTCCAGCTTAGACAACATAGCTTTTGATAAACCTACAGCTGTTACTATTGGAAATTTTGATGGAGTCCATCTAGGGCATAGAGAACTAATAAACAGAACCATTGCTATCGGTGAAGAAAAAGATATTTTACCAGTTATGTTTACTTTTTCGAATCATCCGCTAGAGTTTTTATACCAAAAACAGATAGATTATCTTACAAGCTTTGAGCAAAAGGTTAAGATAATAGAGCAAATGGGAATTAAAGATTTAGTTTCAGTGCCATTTGACTACACTATCAAAGATATGAGCACTGAAGTATTTGCAAAAGAAATTCTGCTCAGTAAGCTAAATGCTACTGACATAATAATGGGATTTGATTCAAAGCTTGGGAACGGAAGACAAGGCAGTGTAGATTATCTATATGAGGTTGGTAAGAAGCTAGGCTTTGATGTTCATATAGTACAGCCTGTTATGATAGAAAATATGAGGGTTTCTAGTTCTTTTATAAGAGAACTGATAAAAACCGGAGAAGTTAAAAGAGCAGATTTTTTTTTGGGACGAAAATATATGCTTGAAGGCAAAGTAGTTCATGGAAAAAAATTAGGACGAAAATTGGGTTTTCCAACTGCAAACTTAGAAGTGAATCAGGATATACTGCTTCCTAAAAGAGGAGTGTATTATTGTAAGATAGAAATAGAAGATAAAATATATGATGCGGCTGTAAGTATTGGTTACAATCCTACGATACAGTCAAATAAGCCGTTCCAAGAAATATTTGTGGAAGCCCACATATTAGAGTTTGAAGACGATATCTATGGTAAGTCAGTCAAACTTTATTTTATGGATAGATTAAGAGATGAACTTAGGTTTAACTCTTTAGACGATTTAATAAGACAGTTAAATAGAGATGTACTCAGAATAAAAAATTATATCTTTACTTGA
- the truB gene encoding tRNA pseudouridine(55) synthase TruB, translated as MDGIINILKPSGMTSHDVVSFIRKNLNIKKVGHTGTLDPNAAGVLPICIGKGTKLSQYIMQKQKKYRCEMIFGKSTDTLDSYGKVTDVKETEDIEFDKINSILDKFHGEIEQVPPAYSAIKIDGVRLYEKARKGQEIKEIPSRVVTIYNIEVVDYEFPRLMIDITCSSGTYVRSLVRDIAEDLGTVAYMSLLIRTKSGEFDIENSITLEEIGSCDLEKNLISISDLNLGMDDVVIKSTASVAYINGCEVSYKGLLTDINPYVNQKVRVFDDSGRFMGIGFIKNKDTENFLKNDTLFI; from the coding sequence AAAACCTTAATATTAAAAAAGTAGGACATACGGGGACTCTAGATCCAAACGCTGCTGGAGTGCTTCCTATTTGCATAGGAAAAGGAACAAAACTAAGTCAGTATATCATGCAAAAGCAAAAAAAATACAGATGTGAAATGATTTTTGGAAAAAGTACTGATACACTAGACTCCTATGGAAAAGTAACCGATGTTAAGGAAACAGAAGATATAGAATTTGACAAAATAAATAGTATTTTAGACAAATTTCATGGAGAAATAGAGCAAGTTCCTCCAGCCTATAGTGCAATAAAAATAGATGGAGTTAGATTGTATGAAAAAGCTAGAAAAGGTCAGGAAATAAAAGAAATACCATCTAGAGTAGTTACAATCTACAATATTGAGGTTGTTGATTACGAGTTTCCAAGACTTATGATTGATATCACTTGTTCAAGTGGTACGTATGTAAGGAGTCTAGTAAGAGACATAGCTGAAGATTTAGGAACTGTAGCATATATGAGCTTACTTATAAGAACTAAATCAGGCGAATTTGATATTGAAAATTCGATTACTTTAGAAGAAATAGGAAGCTGTGATTTAGAGAAAAATCTAATTTCGATATCAGACTTAAATCTAGGTATGGATGATGTGGTTATAAAATCTACAGCATCAGTTGCATATATTAATGGATGTGAAGTTTCCTATAAAGGACTTTTAACTGATATAAATCCATATGTAAATCAAAAAGTTAGAGTTTTTGATGATTCAGGCCGGTTTATGGGTATTGGATTTATTAAGAATAAGGACACAGAAAACTTCCTAAAAAATGATACTCTCTTTATATAA